The following proteins are encoded in a genomic region of Magallana gigas chromosome 1, xbMagGiga1.1, whole genome shotgun sequence:
- the LOC117687289 gene encoding uncharacterized protein in xynA 3'region-like, with the protein MEKGKSIPEEKETIEKNILSLYKECENFISSDECTKNLRNELEESIPDCLTVLRKWMDDLENSDHGIVIAGETSAGKSTLINKLFEKQLFRGRNNESTSTICKLRNSKRIRVITTDMRGQREETDMTDKCNLETKEGVKMLRNFLKDLTDLTSSEKSVTFNSVEVEFPIPFLGGNMILVDTPGIGGSGNVTDKLIKYLPNALLFIFMINAGSAGGMQNDRLPEIIRAIVLLHLENEMPCFDPRNAIFITNKWDTLYSEDDSSDEDEETKTWNTLKFDIKNRWPSVRDELIFKMNLKDLQTP; encoded by the exons ATGGAAAAGGG aaagaGCATTCCAGAAGAGAAagaaacaattgaaaaaaacatattatctTTGTACAAGGAATGTGAAAACTTTATTTCAAGTGATGAATGCACAAAAAATCTTCGAAATGAACTGGAAGAATCTATACCAGATTGTCTTACTGTTCTTCGGAAATGGATGGATGATCTAGAAAATTCCGACCATGGAATTGTAATAGCAG GGGAAACGAGTGCAGGGAAATCAACATTAATCAACAAATTATTCGAAAAACAGTTGTTTAGGGGCCGAAATAACGAATCAACCTCCACAATTTGTAAACTACGTAACTCAAAGAGGATAAGAGTCATTACCACAGACATGAGAGGACAGAGAGAAGAGACTGACATGACAGACAAATGTAATTTAGAAACAAAAGAAGGGGTCAAGATGCTCAGGAACTTTTTAAAAGATCTAACAGATCTTACGTCATCGGAAAAAAGCGTCACATTTAATAGTGTGGAAGTGGAATTTCCTATCCCTTTTCTTGGg GGTAACATGATTCTTGTGGACACGCCTGGCATCGGAGGCTCTGGGAACGTCACAGACAAACTTATAAAGTACCTCCCAAATGCATTGCTATTTATCTTTATGATAAATGCTGGGAGTGCTGGCGGAATGCAGAATGATAGA CTTCCAGAAATAATCCGAGCAATAGTTCTTCTACATTTGGAAAATGAAATGCCCTGTTTTGATCCACGAAACGCTATATTCATAACAAATAAATGGGATACACTATACAGTGAAGATGACAGCAGTGACGAAGACGAAGAGACAAAAACATGGAATACTTTGAAGTTTGATATCAAAAACCGATGGCCATCAGTGAGAGACGAACTAATTTTTAAGATGAATTTGAAAGAc ttGCAAACACCTTAA